In Lolium rigidum isolate FL_2022 chromosome 3, APGP_CSIRO_Lrig_0.1, whole genome shotgun sequence, the genomic window ATGTAGCTAGCCCAGTTAACAAGCCAATATCTTGTGCCCTTTTTTATAAAAATTGCCAATATATCACCAACAACATCAAAGAGAAGAGGGGAAAGGGGGCCCCCCGGCCTCAAACCTTGATGTGTTGAGAAATATGATTCAATTTCTCCATTAACATTAATTCCCACTTCGGTTACTATTTTCATAACCAGATCCATCCATTGAGTTGGAAATCTTTTCACCTCCATAGATTGATATAAGAAAGGTCATTTGACTTTATCaaaagctttctcaaaatcaatcttGAATAGGACACCTGGCTTCCTTTTTTGCGTACATCATTTAACACCTCATGTAGAACACTAACCCCGGCGAGATACAACATAAATGTGTGTGACCCGTTTTGCATGAGCAAACTCGCAATCATAATGCACCCGTGGCTAACCATGCCTAGGTCTAGGTTTTCTGTGAATTAGGGAAAGGACCGTCCCGAGGCTTGATGGGCTTTTCCTCTGATAGGCCGGTCTTGGACCTGTTTTTTTGGCCCAATAGTTGGGTCGGGCCAGGGCCTAATTTTTCTGCATCTGGAATAATTTATTTGGCTCAGCCTGATAAATGCCCAGCTAACACGTGGCCTAGCTCGCTTTGGGACCTGCTATTTTATGCCTAAGGTTCTAGCTCCCGAAGCCTTTGAACATGGGGCCCATCTAGTGTGACACATTAAAAGGTAATGTTTCCCTTTTAAAAAAGTAAAGTTTTTTATGAAGCTTGATATTTGTAGttaatttattttttaaaatagtAATAAGGACATCAAGTGTGTGTTTCAAAATATTATTAAATTTTCATATCtttcaaaaataaattttatgaaataattttttttcatatgAAATCAAAATAAACGGGAAGTGCTTTTGGCTCTCAAGCTCTAGTGCTCTCGCCATTTTAAAAAAATATCTTTTCAACttataaaaaatctgaaaaataattcTAGATATTTTCACCGATACATATCACAATCACACAAAATCTGAacccaaaattatttttattttatgctgaacaaaaaaagataaaatcTGATATATTTTAGAGATTTGAAAATGTACTACTAAGATCTACACCTTTtcttttttgtgtagctcaaaatataaAGTATTCGAAATTGAGTTTTTGCATATTTATGATATACATCATCAGCTACATACacattttttccagaattttttgaaactcaaaaatatattttttattttttaaaaacgaGAGCACTCGTGCCCATGTACACCAAATCTCTATTCCAAAATATATGTTTATATATGTAAAAGAATGGTTCCTACATGTCGTAAAATATCTAAATATAACTTTGAGTCAAAACATTAATAAATTAAAAGTAcaataaaaaaaactaagaaagcgCAAATATACTTAGAAAAGCAAataaaacgaaaaagaaaactgagaaaaaagAATAGAGAAAAAGGTATCTCACCTTATTCGGCCGGCCCATCCGTGGTCAGTACGTGGGCATCGCCCCCAGCCACTTGAGGTCTTGACACAACAAGATTAAATAGTTTTTCTTAAAATAAAGATTAAATAGGATTTCCCTTGATTTTTCATGAAAACATAACAGATTTTTGCTGAAATAGCATAGCAGATAACCGTGTCTTCACTATAGCTTACATATGATGTTTCCTTCCTCGGTCTCTTTCTTAAATGCATGCACGAGAATCACCAGGTGTTTTACtgataagatatcaaaatgcgaATGTATGGTTTAGCATGGAGCTGATTAGTGGAAATTGTAACTTCGGAGTTCAGGCATAGTCGGGCGTCATAAGCCCAGAATGGCAGGCTTAATTAGCCAGAGGTACAAAAATTCTCCCAAGCTATACATATACTACACCCAAAATCATGACCCATCGATCGGGGTCACACTGCAGTCAGTTTGGAACTCGTATCTCCATCGGTGGTCACCCTCACCCGGAGGCGAGGCACCAGAGGTTGAAAAGGGACGAAGCGGCCGTGAGGAGCCAGGACAGGAACGCCATCATCGCGGAGAGCTGGTACCTCTCGCACAGCCTCGGAGGGCATTGTGATCCATGGAACTCGAGGAGGACGTCGATGACGGCGGCGCTCGAGCTGGCAGCCGCCAGCGAGAGTATCGACAGGACCTGAAAAGTGACAGTTAGAGAGGTGAGATGACCGAAGTACTAGTGACAGGAGGAGGAGCTGCGACGTGGTACACACCCAgtctccgacgacgacgatggcTACGACACCAGGCATGCGGAGCGGGTACCCCACGACTACGGAGTACACGTCGATGATGGCGAGCGCGCAGCTCCAGGGGATCACCAGGCCCATGATTGTGACCAGGAAGCTGCCATGTTTTGCACAAAGTTCAGTAAGAAAAGAGCCGCGCATACGGTCTTAGTCAGAGGAGAAGACACAATCTAACATGGTTTCTGTATTCAGGTCGTAAGTAAGGCACAGCGTCTAGATTAGCAAGTGGCTGTGCCCATGTTTTCAGAGAAAGAAACTATTAAGGTACCCTGCATACAGATCAGTTTCAGGTGTTCCGTTTACAGAACGTTGTTCAGTTTCCGAAGAACTTCGGTCCCCAATCCATGCActaaataaaaccctaaaacctgaTCTCTGTACACTGAAGGCTAAACTCTGAAGCATCCCCAGTTCAACATGCAGAATAAGACAACCCAAACAGAGCCATGGGATTGTTTGCATACCAGAAGGCAGTATAGCTGAAGAACTCGACGCCGACGGACATGAACATGAGCGCCGCCGACGAGAAGACTGCCTGCCCGACACGGAGCCCGAGGCTGCCGGCGCTGCCGACGGCGCCGGCGCCCGCCCTCTCCCCGCGGTCCATATGCTGGCCACGGCGAATCGCTCACACCGCCGGCTCATCCCATACGCACATGAACACGCCTCGTTCCCGTGTCGCACACTTGTCTGCTAGCTGCGTACGTGCTATAGCTGCTCCGGTTCTTGCGACGACGAAGCAGTGGAGATATTGGTGGTGCGCACTACTACACGGTAgggatttaggggcactttgccctggggcacttttcaaagtgcccctaaataccCCCTTTTAGAGGCACTTTTGCCAAAATGCTCATAATGCTTCTACCTATTAGAGCAGTTTTGAGAAATGCCTCAataggtatacacctattggggcagttttgagaagtgccccaatttgtatacacctattggggcagtttcagaagtgccccaattggtatacacctattggggcagtttggacaagtgccccaataggtatacacctattggggcggTTTGGacaagtgccccaattggtatacacctattgagGCGAGTTTCAAAAAGTGCCCCAATTGCTATATACCTATTGAGGCGGTTTcacaaatgccccaaattcccCGCCGGTGAGGTGGTGGTGTGCCACCCTTCCCCAAGGCCCCAAGCGCTAACGGCGTCGCCACTCGAGGAGAACGGAACCGTAGATGTGTTCTGGCTGCCGCCTCTCCTGCTCACTCTCATGTATCCAAGTTCGGTTTCTTCGGCATTTTAAAATCCGGCAGCTAGTTGTTGGCTCATTTCCGTGGATACAATTACTCTGCAATCGTACAAACTACAGAGCAGAGTGGACGATAGGCACAATAGCTTTCATGAAACAAAGTAGAGACAAGATGGGGATGCCACGGCTTCCCGCCTTCCAGGTCATCCGAAAGGGACAAGTCCTACTGACCAAAGCACGCACGCGCGAGCGATCGGCCAGCGACGCACACACGGCCTCCACCGCCAAATTCAAGTGCTTAGTTACAAATTCAAACAAAGTTAAAAACAACAAATTatgtgtaaacaacgagacataaACATCCGGTAATAGAAACGAGATAATTCAAACACTTAAATTCCTACAAACCATCACATAGAACTTGAAAGCTAAACTAGGTGATAATCCAAACTACTTGATAATTTGAAGCTAAACTAGGTGATAATCCAAACTACTTGATATTTTGAACAAGTTTACTGTAGAACATTAAACTAGAACAAGTTTACTTGATAATCTGAACTAGCTCATTGCCCCCACTTGTTGATGATCTCAACAAAGTTGAGACTTATATACTCCTGCATTGGATATATCTTGATCAAAACAGTTGATTCAACTCCAATGTGAGTAGCAGCAGCAAAGTCTGTCCAACCATTTGAAAAGGATACATGTCCAAGGTCCCATTCAATTTTGTAGGTGCAGTCaataaagttttcttcttcttcttctagggGTTGTCCATTCCTTGAAAGATGTGCTTTTCCAAAAACTGGGTACCTGTAGCCATCCACAGCCTCACTAGGTATGTACTGACATAAGAGCAAATAATAATTTGTCAACATCTAATTATTGCAttcaaatgcatgaaaacattagAATAATTAGCTAGTAGCACAAACCAAACCAGACAAACTTACCAAGACTTCAAATTCCTGATTGTCCTCATCCATCTTGTGCACCCAAAAATTCTTCTGATCTTTTAGTTCATAAAATTCATGTTCGGTGACGTAAACATCTTTGTAGATTCCAAAAAGAATGGCAGCCATCTCCTGCTCAGTAACTGAATTGATGTATTTGAATACAGTTCTGTACAGGATGCTCCGTATGGAACTAGGCATATCTCCAACCACTGCAGAAATAGGTGCCATACAATTTCAGTAACATATAGGAATGGCTATAGGTTCGAGCAATACTAAATTTAAAAACATGAAGTTGAGCCAGAATATACCGGTTTCTTCAACTACGGCTTTCTCAATATTGTTCTTGTAAACGATGAACATTGAATAAGTTGGATAGTCCATCAAGAGAATCTTCATTGTATTCGAAATGCACAATATCTCCCATTTCTATATCATAAGCCCTAATTAAAGATTTCCAGTAAGGACCACAAATGTATGTCATCAACCTATCTTTTCTCAGGAACAAATCATATTTGCGGAAATTGGGTGTCCTGGCAACTAGCCAATTCTTTGTGAACTTGTTCAACCTCTCTCTGAAGGAGCAAGGTACATTCTGTATGTACACAAAAAGTGTTAAGTTATAAATAATATGATTGGCTACTGTATCACAATGAATGGAAACCACATTATCCAGTTTCAACATGTCTTACCACACCATGTAGGAATCCAGGAACGACGATAACATTGAAACTTGTTGTTTTCCCCTCTGCACGACCACAATTTTCAGAAGGTTGCTCACAGCCAACACAAGTCATTTCGGCCATCACCTACAATAGAATTGGAGAGATTTAGGAGATGATGTAAAAAAATTACAATTTATGCATGCACATGTCCGTTTACAGTATGTAGTATAATGTACAGCTACGGTTGCACGGTACATAATGGAGAGCTATGGTCTACTTCAGCGATCAACGGGTGGTGTCCTGGGCCAACTTCACCCGTTCGGGACTAGCTTCCTCCACGCCGTCGGCTCCATATCGGACAACCACGAGATGCGTCCGACAGCCACGAGGTGGTCCATGCAATCTAACTTTGTGGTGTGTCGTTCACATGTTTGTATGTGTTGGCAATTAATTGAATCtaactagggagaaaataacttACAAATGAGCTGACAAAACTAACATTACTCCTTAAATCCTTCAAACTTAAAAGCCTGAACTACTAGAAAAAAGAAGTTGTAATAAATCTGACAGTACGAGAACTTGTTCAACCTCCAAAGTGCCCCTATATGTTAACAAAATGCCCCTAATTACTTTTAAGGGCAGTTTTAAAAACAAGGTACATTCTGTAGGTAAAACAAACATTAAGGATTTGTAAAGCATGTATTCCCTACAAGATGTTAATACTGTATAAGTACAATATTCTATCTTAAGGATCTACCTGCATTGTATTGTTGTAAAAATAAGTAAGATGTCCAGAGATGAATGAGTAAAAATGTTTACTATAAATGACAAAGACAAGGAAAATTGAGTAATCATGGATGCATAGTTACATGTAGACATTCACTTGCACTACACCATGGACCAAACCTAAGGGGACCTCTACTGCCGAGAAAATTCACCTAACATAGCAATGTAACTTACGAGGAAAGGGTTTTCTCCGGTAGTTTGGCTCGCCTCGCTTTAACCTCGCTGGCAAATGTGTTTGTCAGCGGTATGTGACTCGGCTGAGTTCTACAAGCACCGCGCTCCTTCGGCGATTTGTCTTCGCTGCCCGGAGGTTGAGACCGGCGACACCTCTTCTTCTTACGCCCGCAAGCGATGGCCCTTTAGAGCCGCCTTGGTGTCTCCATTCCGCCGGGGCTACCTTCGATTTGGGACACCGCGCCCCCATCCGGGTCCACCTCAAGCCGGAACGGTTCAACTGGAACGGTCAAACCGGCCGAGCCCGGTAGGGCCCACCACGTTGGGTCAATACCGGCCCGACACGGCGACACCCCTCTTTCATCGTAGGCGCTCTCTCACGGCGTTTCttatatgccgaccaggtcggcacatgcaccgcgccgcacaccccccacgCGCGGTGTGGGTCGGC contains:
- the LOC124700658 gene encoding CASP-like protein 5C1, with translation MDRGERAGAGAVGSAGSLGLRVGQAVFSSAALMFMSVGVEFFSYTAFCFLVTIMGLVIPWSCALAIIDVYSVVVGYPLRMPGVVAIVVVGDWVLSILSLAAASSSAAVIDVLLEFHGSQCPPRLCERYQLSAMMAFLSWLLTAASSLFNLWCLASG